The sequence attgactatttattatatattttttaaatgttgaGTGATGTTATTATATGATTaagaatatttgtttattCTTTCCAAtcaactttttaattattgattttaaaaattttggtGTAAGTTTAAGCATTGAAGGGAAAATCATCTTTGTTTTTTCAGAAGAATCTCAgtctaaaatttataaaatgtccATTTTAGACGAGCGAGAGGATTATCTGAAGAATCCATACTTTGTGAAGCACGAATATGGTGATTTTACTCCATTTTATGTCACTGTCACTATCTGTTCCTTCATATTTGCATTCCTATGCATTTTGAACATTGGATTTTGTTGGTGCTCCCGTCATAGAAATTATTGGCAAAGTCCCCATACAGGTAACttttataagatattttattcatcTTTCATTTACAAATGATCTTATaatcttctccttctttttacGTAATTAGGAAATAGGTGGATTCAACCATTGTGGACTGTATTACCTCATAAAACGCCACCTTTGGACTTAAGTGAGCTAGAACCAGGACGTCTTGTGACACAAGATAAACAAGAAGTTTTACAATATCACAATCCAAAACCATATGGAACCGTACCACAAACACAAGAATATATGGAGATGCAAAAACGTGAGagtgaaatttaattagacATTAGTCTTGATATTATGTGTATACAAAAGTTTACAAGCTCTCAAGAATATTAGTATCAAATTAAGAACATCACAATTGTTTTACAATCATATAAACTGATCTACTGTAATAGCCAAAGTTGGAAAGTAGCAAGTGTACAAAGGTAAAACACAAGGTACACAAGGtaaaactatatttttaaaaaatcatttaagTAGAAAATATGGGACTGCATATCTTTTGGCCAGCATCCACGTGTTTAACCCTTTTGGTTGTCtgtgtaataataattttattaagataCGGTTCGCGTATTTGTAAGCTACGGCATGCACCGTTGCCGTCTGATCGAGAATGGGAAGAAAAGGCGTATTCTCGAAAACTTTCAGTTTCTATGGCGTAAAATTAGATAGATATCACCATATGTTTTCACATCATGTTACGAATCTGTTTCGTATTAGAAAAGAATTTAGATTAAATTAGAATCTATTTTAACATATAAGTATGTGTTTACTATATATTTCACAGTAACACTTCAGATCTGAAAATTCTTCACAAGCATACCTTAAAAAAAATTGCTTTGACAGCACATGCAGGCAACATCAGTTTTCTACCTTAAGATAATGTAGTTATGTGCCttataaatgtaatttcatGTGTCTTTTATACGTCACCTTTTTATACATAGAGTAAGGAATTTTAACGAATCTCCGTCCATTCAAATTCTTTCTCTTTAATGACGATTTGTGTCAtgaaaattcgtaaaatattttctgcttcGCTAAGATAACTTCTAAACGTATAAACATTCATTTAAAGAATGATACGTATAACAAAGTaagcaataatttttaaattctgtgttaaatttaaatatatttcatgaCACAacatgaaagaaaagaaacaaagtaTTAGCGAAAGAagattatataattatattgaagAAATTAAGATCTGTATCCGTCcaattttttaacgtttttTATGCAATGGCAATTGTATCATtatctttgaaaatttgtattttttatatggttttcatataaataaaaaatgcttGTCTTTACATAAAACATGCATGCATTGTATgtgtttcatttattaaaaattcaaatcaaTTTGCTTTGACTGAAAATCAAGAGATTCATCAACAgttttgtatataatatttagtttTTATTGACAACATTGGATTTTTATTACATGTGTAACGGTTACACAATTATTTAATAAGTAAGTAGATacattatacaatttttgcGTTCAGTTATAACGTCAGcttgtaaataaattactgACGACAATTTCCCACGAGCTACGAGATATTTGATTtaagaaatatgaatttgatTCGATTGCCTAGGGCCTAGGCAACTAAAACCTGAACTTCCTATTGAAGACATCTTTCTTTCGAACATGCCCTCCTTAATCGACTAATATTTCCCGCTTTCTTTTGATCTGATTTAAACTCGTCCGCGACTACTATATAGAAAGATACCGAGAACAGAATTTCTTCTCCGGTTTTATTAATTGGTTTCAAATTCGCTAAACATGTTTAATCTATTAACGTGAATACTAtgaatgatttaaaaaatttcgaatgaCATAATCAAACAATTCAATAACACAAAATTGGAAAGACTTTTGATTATGTTGCAAGTACAATGATGGATCGAAATTtgaaaaagcaattaacgcttCCTCTCGCCATGATACTTCACTCGCGTTTTAAGAACAATTTTAATCTCTAATCGTTAGCGTACCTTCTATCGTTATTATGCTATGTTACAATGCGTTTAAAACACGAAGAACTCCCATCGAGTTCCACACAAATAGAGGTCAAGCatgttattatttaattacgttttaGTAGACGTTTAATGGTAGTTAATTAGAAGaaaccatagaacgtaatgcTATCTTACTCTATCGATAGATTcgtttttttatcttttcttttttttatgcATAATGATGATATGATGTACATATGTAGTCTAATCTACGATCATTGATACCGATCAATACGATCGATCCGTATAGTGCGCGTGTTCGCTGAGTTgttctttttacttttctttttatacagatacGCCGTATATATCCAGCATCATTACCTGAATCAGCTGACTTGACTTTGCCGAATTTTTCTCTTGTTTTGTATACATCTAGActtaaaaacaaatacaatcttGTACTGGGGAGGGGGAAAGGTTTGATTTCTATAGTTTCAATGGAACACCTCGTAGAGACGAgttctaattaatttaattagcCCCCGGATCTACGAGATGCTTGAGACTTTGCATTATGTTAATTTGATTTTCATGCTCATTTGGCTTTCGTTATTATTAAGTTTTTCCATTCAGAGATAATACGAGACACATATAACGACTGTATATATCGACGTTTCATTTTATGCAAGGTTTACGTCTTGTCGAGAAGAATCATTAGTACATATCGGAGAAtggtaataattattaaatcgtGCTTATTACGTAAGTCGCTGATTCCCAAACTTAAGGACGCGGCAGTTTTTAAATAACACTTTccaaattatttcatttaacaattacgagaaatatttatttagttttaattataattcctTTCCTTACAAAAGAgtagtttcttttcttttatcattattataattaaatttatgaattgCGTTGGAACCTCGATTATGtcctaataaaaataaaaacgtcCGAGAAGTTTGGAAACCTTTGGATGTATAAGACATAGTTAACATCGAACACTGTATATTATCTATGCGACAGTTGAGAAGATATAATCTTTGTCCACAAACATTGTACCTGGTTTTAAGTATAAATATTgtcaatgaaaaaataaaccGAACAGAGAGTCAGCTTAAAACACATTACGCGTAAGAATGTGTGCGGAAAAGACTTCTAGCGGATTCAATGGATTGAATATTTGCGTCAATAGCGAGATCGTTTATTCTTTAGAGGAAGACAAAGTTAATGGGCATTTTAAAAACATAgagtttattattttgttccTTCAATCCTTCGTTCCTTTAATCTTTCGACGCATactaaaaaaaagataaactACTTCTAAACTGGGGATTTCTAGCACGCTATGATCGATAATCATATAACGCTGAAAAATCGAATGGGTTCGTAACGAGATGTATATTCTAGCAAGAATATATTTCGCGAAGAATCTCAACGGCAGTAGTTTCGTGTTGATTCTTGAAACTAGAGGTTTACCATAGCGTATTGCTATACAATTACTATATCTTGGAACGTTTTATCATCGGTATAGTAGCATAGTCTAATaatcgtaataaaaaatacaaaaaagaaagatggTTTTCTTAGAAGAAGTAACAATCAACTATTTTATCACTTATATTTACGGCTAATCATTGAATtacttattatatttaaagaCTCGACAATCAAAAAATGGAAACCaagtaaaagaattaaaaaagaatattattataataaggAACAATAAGGAATGTTAATGACTTTATTATGCTACTGTATCGAGGACAAGATCCGTAATATTCACATGTAAATTGGTACACAGCAATTACAGAGTCGGCAGAACTGTTAAGAACAATATTGAATGCAACTATGCTGTTTACTGCATATTCGCATAGTGATTAATAACATTTGGCCACATATAATGGAAGTAATTCTGAAAACAGCCGACGTATACGATCGATAATTATTACCGACGATCGAGCTTGTACCGACAGTAACGTTCAAAGACGTTCGAAAGTCAGATTTACAGATCGtatttgagaaatttctttttttcaattacaatCACTGCCAGTACTATAAAATACAGAACGTTTCCGTTTTTTCGTCCATTTCATTTCATACGCTCACGCTAAATAGTATCTGTTTGAAAATTAGAGTTTCACATGGAAAAGACAAGATTGTGTTTTCGTTGCCTGTTGTCGAAACAGATCGCCGCGCACCATTTTGTATGATCGACGATTTTTTCTGTTTACTGCTTACCCGACTTCTTGCTTGCTCGTTCTCctaaaaaaattacaatttcattaaaattataaatcgtaatttccaaatatttatagatattagGGGctgaaaatggaaaattacgAAGATAATATTTGACCATTGTTTTCTAGAATCTATTCTTTTTGCCAATATTACGTATTTGTAAACTTAGTAACTATCTTTTCGTAAGCTTTCAAATAGCTTCTTGctgaaaaaattgtttgagttatgatatttttgaaatatgtaCATGTGTGATTTATTCGTTATTATCGATTGCcgataataaatttgtaaCTTACAAAACTGAATGAGTTCAGTAATTACGGGTCACGATTTAGAACAACGAGATATTGATTAACTGCGTTAATCACGTTAATGTACTTATCTGATACATTATTCGTATGAATGTTTTATGATCCAGTAAAAAGAATACATtcataaaagaaaattcattGAGAAAAAGGATCAGTACGATGAACAAAATGTTCTTCTTGGACGTATGTCCTCCCTATTCAAACATTTGGACGGAACATTTATTGCTGCTATTGTCTGATCGTGACCGCATGAAAAAGCTTCAATAAGCTATCTTTAACTCTGTCAATGCCATCGTCAAGCATGCTCGACGAAGCGAGGTATCGTGAATCGTGACACCAGTGTCGATCTTGAGAGTACAACTACGCACCATTGCAGAACTCTGAACTTCAGACAATAGGGTTGTTGCgtcttttaataaaatttcaaggaACATCTTTTTCGCTCCGTTGCATTATATCAATGACAAATTATCTTTTCTTGGCGCCATTGTTGCTTGTGTTCGAAAGTATAGTACGTCTGGTGTATACTCAAATTATTTTGAACGATATTTTGCAGTTATTTTAACGTTACAGATATAATCGATATCCATCAAACAACGGAGATAAGAAATGGGGTGAAATATCTATTACGATTACTAAAATCAATGTAGATTTCAATAGATTTGTAGAAATATGTCTTCAGAATAGGTATTTAGTTATTTTAGAATTGTACAttactaatttttttttaaaaattacctATTTTTTCCATTGTTTCTTTATGAACAGTTATCATATTAAATGATTATAGTTGATACATTTTTCAGGAtcatatttaattagaatacTTATATTTGAGGAAGAATGGCAAGAAAAATACCTTTAGGAGATTTTTTAGTGTTGGTCTCCGGTTTACACCTTTTGGTTAGCCGGCGCGTCTTTTCGCAGGAGGCGTCACTGTTTGCCTTCAAATTGTCCACTCTCGTCATCAGCTGATTCACGCATCCGCTCCACGTGCCCTTTTCGTACCGGCAAGCTATATTCCCCGCCGCACAGAGATAATCACAACGCCATAAACTCCATTATTCACTCACGATACAAGTTAAGGCGACAACGGTGCACATCTCATGTTACAACACGACACACGACCATAgattctcttttttattttttaccaaTATCTTATTCggttttatgaaaaattacttCTATTGAAATACTACTAAATTCGCTATTCGTTTttgttttagaaatttctaaGAGATGGTGACACTTTATTCATTGTACACGTTGAAAGCATCGATCTGGGAATCTGACATTCGTggcaatttattttaatttggtTTCCTAAAGTGGCGTCTTTTAAAGCAAATGGTCGTCGCACGAAATCGAAATATCTGCGCGGCCATTGCGATAGATTAGATTCTAAATGTCACATTTAACTCGATCGAAAAGACGCGGGGAAATGGAGCGGCGTccattaaattaaaaagttcCACGTCGGTGTATGTACGTTGAACGTGACCAGTCTACGTTTGATAGCGCTGCTTTAACGAGCTTCTAACCACAATGTACTTTTCTTTCgattcttttcatttcattcattctGATATACAATTGATCGCAAAAATATTCGAGTTGTATGTGAAGTAGGAACcttctacatatatatatatatatattttaaatatactatatcatacgaaatatttatattatactttttatttttatactatagaaaatattaatgaacctaaatatatattcattagaaccatttttaacattaatttttttactaaatatatgtTCACAATAAATATCTCGTAATTTGCATATAAATTTCCAGACTGGTTTCAAATTTAACTAACACAATTATGACAGTGATTACGCACAGAAACATGGCCATTTTAGCATGCCTTTATCACAGGGATTGTGCACCGTTGCCCGAAATTATCGATAAACTAGAAGCGTCCTTCTTCGTTCCGTTCAATTAATTAAGACGTTCCTGGGATTCTCGCTAATTAGTCAGGTCCATTAACTCTCGTTCTATCTAAAGAACTATTCAACCTCGTTCGTGTCTCCAAATTAAAGTGTGTATTAATTAGCGAAAGACACGTCGTGCATTGTTTATAATCAACGAAATACAAGCATGTCACGGTTAAATACCCTTATCAGATTTATCAAATAGCCTTTTTCTcgaattttatgaattatatatgAGAGAATTCGGATTAGTGCATGTTAATGTTCTTTGATGAGAAAGTAACAAAGAACTGATTCCGATTATAGAGTTTCCTCTCCTTTATTAGTCATTCCATTTGCTTGAATTCCTCTTGTCCtttgataaaaaaatttgcgaaaatccttttgataaataaaattagtaCTATCAAATAGGATACTGTTCAGTGTTGTTACCTTGTCAAACATcacattttattataattttgtgATTTTTCAGAACATCTTAATTAATGAAcaatatttttccaatttttgttACTAATCAGTAAATACTAATATGCAATTTACTAATATTTACTAtgtatttatgggaaatttaaaagtacaaaaatacATAGAATGCATATAGTATTAAagaaatccgcagtctactaATCATATAAActtcaaaaaaattaaatcaaGAATGAACTAAAGAATGAGGGTTGCCAAAAGTGGAAATGAATAATGAATAAAAGTGGCTTACCTTTTTTACACTTTTTTTGGATGGTCTTGGTCTGGTCGCAGGACTTGTCTCCCTTTTTAAGGTTCAGTGTGCGGGACCGTGTGTTGGTTTTCGAGTCGCATTCCGACCATTGACCCTTCACGTATCTGCACGACGGAGGGCTACCGGATGCTGCGTCAACAGATGCAAAACGTCAATAGAGATAATTGGAGGCACGACCGATCAAGTGGACAGAGAAATTTCCGAATAAACAGGGCGGCACTTAATTACCACATAAGAGTTTAGCCCTTTCCTCAATCACCATTCAATATATTGCCCTAGGCAGATTAACTCTTTCACAATTGTAACTGTTTCTCCATGGAATGGAA is a genomic window of Bombus huntii isolate Logan2020A chromosome 1, iyBomHunt1.1, whole genome shotgun sequence containing:
- the LOC126878155 gene encoding uncharacterized protein LOC126878155, which codes for MSILDEREDYLKNPYFVKHEYGDFTPFYVTVTICSFIFAFLCILNIGFCWCSRHRNYWQSPHTGNRWIQPLWTVLPHKTPPLDLSELEPGRLVTQDKQEVLQYHNPKPYGTVPQTQEYMEMQKRESEI
- the LOC126878169 gene encoding uncharacterized protein LOC126878169, which codes for MGLHIFWPASTCLTLLVVCVIIILLRYGSRICKLRHAPLPSDREWEEKAYSRKLSVSMA
- the LOC126878133 gene encoding uncharacterized protein LOC126878133 gives rise to the protein MKLWWSLALVGVALLMIIVTTRAESDLWEEDDKEVLVRTVRGTKERASGSPPSCRYVKGQWSECDSKTNTRSRTLNLKKGDKSCDQTKTIQKKCKKACRYEKGTWSGCVNQLMTRVDNLKANSDASCEKTRRLTKRCKPETNTKKSPKGERASKKSGKQ